In bacterium, one genomic interval encodes:
- a CDS encoding U32 family peptidase yields MKTELLAPAGDLDAAYAAFHYGADAVYLGLQRFSARAEAANFSPEDLSEIVGFAHSTSPRRSVFVAFNTLIQDQEQDEAIETLEFLDATGVDAVIVQDLGIARLARTYFPQLELHASTQLVIHNVAGAIAARELGFKRVTLARELTLKEMADIVREGGVDVEVFIHGALCYSYSGLCLYSSMLRGRSGNRGRCAYPCRDTFGQAKVYPFSMKDLALTGDVLKLREAGVFSFKIEGRKKSALYVAAVTQYYRKLLAGSLTVIEKRTAEEEIKTIFSRPWTELYLNSSRNREVTDVEVVGHRGAPIGIVEKVIQRGGGKWVQFKTQRRLERHDGIQTDVPGRGRPFGFPVDHLRKLSERWKPLEEVFEVHANCFVEVGLPQEHPEIKTGAPLYCSSSQTVKQQYRFPRPKPGLHRVRIAMHVVINASADELEVIATLAACAGLSAKASMPGPFVTSRDADMVTKAVQAAFSKLGNTQFELGDLAVNNPDSLFIPVSVLNRLRREVASQLSESVASRRGQAVQTVQVAEKPVNVQAPTKGAALRWSLKSDRIAHLSELEEADWQGLDEVVIEIQRDPLPELRAGLVQWRERVGANRIRLALPVLMREWERSDLEAKIKVLKAEGWARWEAAALFAWPLLGKSCSGAPDSADGELLTTDWSVYVSNRSAARQVLAMGASRFTLSPEDGNENMHLLLKQYGEYATVIVYQDTPLFISENCALAAQAARCPASPDCRSSEREWESGSGEAVRMIQHGCRTLAINEVPFSLAGRLRELQKAGARYVRADFINRRYEPAKVCEVWRTLRQDHRVAGYEGNYSRGVK; encoded by the coding sequence ATGAAAACCGAATTGTTAGCCCCTGCGGGTGATCTGGATGCCGCTTATGCCGCCTTCCATTATGGGGCGGATGCAGTGTATCTTGGGCTTCAGCGTTTTTCTGCCCGTGCCGAGGCGGCCAATTTTTCGCCTGAAGACCTCAGTGAAATTGTGGGATTTGCTCATTCAACCTCCCCGCGGCGTTCTGTTTTTGTGGCCTTCAATACCTTGATTCAGGATCAGGAACAGGATGAAGCCATTGAAACCCTGGAGTTCCTTGATGCCACCGGCGTGGATGCGGTGATTGTTCAGGATCTCGGGATTGCCCGATTGGCTCGAACATATTTCCCCCAGTTGGAATTGCATGCCAGTACACAACTGGTCATCCATAATGTTGCCGGCGCAATTGCCGCCCGTGAACTGGGCTTCAAACGGGTTACACTGGCACGGGAGTTGACGCTGAAAGAGATGGCGGACATTGTGCGTGAAGGCGGGGTGGATGTTGAGGTTTTTATCCATGGGGCGCTCTGTTACTCCTATAGTGGCCTTTGTCTTTATTCGTCCATGTTGCGTGGACGAAGCGGGAATCGGGGGCGTTGCGCTTATCCCTGTCGGGATACCTTCGGTCAGGCGAAGGTCTATCCCTTTTCTATGAAAGATCTGGCGTTGACCGGGGATGTGCTGAAGTTGCGTGAGGCCGGTGTGTTCAGTTTTAAAATTGAGGGGCGGAAGAAAAGCGCCCTCTATGTTGCGGCGGTGACTCAATATTACCGGAAGCTTTTAGCGGGCAGTCTTACTGTGATCGAGAAACGGACCGCTGAGGAGGAGATTAAAACCATCTTCAGCCGTCCCTGGACAGAGCTTTATTTGAATTCCTCCCGTAATCGGGAGGTGACTGATGTTGAGGTGGTTGGCCACCGGGGGGCGCCGATTGGCATCGTGGAGAAAGTGATCCAACGGGGTGGAGGCAAGTGGGTTCAATTCAAAACACAGCGGCGCCTTGAGCGGCATGATGGAATCCAAACTGATGTGCCGGGACGGGGACGCCCTTTTGGTTTTCCGGTTGATCATTTGCGAAAGCTTAGCGAGCGGTGGAAACCGTTAGAGGAAGTTTTTGAAGTTCACGCAAACTGCTTTGTAGAGGTGGGCCTGCCGCAGGAGCATCCTGAAATCAAAACTGGAGCACCGCTCTATTGCTCCTCATCCCAGACGGTTAAACAACAGTACCGCTTTCCCCGTCCGAAACCAGGCCTTCATCGTGTTAGAATCGCAATGCATGTTGTGATCAATGCCTCAGCTGATGAACTCGAGGTTATTGCTACGCTTGCCGCTTGTGCCGGGTTGTCAGCCAAAGCCTCCATGCCGGGGCCTTTTGTAACCAGTCGTGATGCGGATATGGTGACAAAAGCCGTCCAGGCAGCATTTAGCAAATTGGGCAATACGCAGTTTGAATTGGGAGATTTGGCCGTCAACAACCCCGATAGTCTCTTTATTCCTGTCTCCGTTCTAAACCGGCTTCGGCGTGAGGTGGCTTCCCAATTATCTGAATCTGTGGCATCTCGCCGAGGGCAGGCTGTTCAGACCGTGCAAGTCGCTGAAAAGCCTGTGAACGTCCAGGCCCCTACGAAGGGGGCGGCTCTGCGCTGGTCGCTCAAGTCGGATCGCATCGCGCATCTTTCTGAGTTGGAGGAAGCGGACTGGCAGGGATTGGATGAGGTGGTGATCGAGATTCAGCGTGATCCTCTACCGGAGCTACGGGCCGGTTTGGTGCAGTGGCGTGAGCGGGTGGGTGCCAATCGAATCCGGCTGGCATTGCCGGTCTTGATGCGTGAGTGGGAACGGTCTGATCTTGAGGCGAAAATCAAGGTGTTGAAGGCCGAAGGGTGGGCTCGATGGGAGGCTGCCGCGCTGTTTGCCTGGCCTCTGCTGGGCAAGTCCTGTTCAGGCGCGCCCGATTCTGCCGACGGCGAGCTACTCACAACCGACTGGTCGGTTTATGTTTCCAACCGGTCGGCCGCGCGACAGGTGCTGGCCATGGGCGCCAGTCGCTTCACGCTCTCTCCTGAAGACGGTAATGAAAATATGCATTTGTTGCTGAAACAGTATGGGGAGTATGCGACGGTGATTGTATATCAAGATACGCCGTTGTTTATTTCAGAGAACTGCGCCTTGGCCGCACAGGCGGCGCGTTGTCCGGCGAGCCCTGATTGTCGCTCGTCAGAGCGCGAATGGGAGTCCGGAAGCGGGGAGGCTGTCCGGATGATTCAGCATGGCTGTCGAACGCTGGCGATTAATGAGGTTCCCTTTTCTTTGGCTGGGCGGCTGAGGGAACTCCAGAAGGCGGGCGCCCGGTACGTTCGGGCCGACTTTATCAACCGTCGCTATGAGCCGGCCAAAGTGTGTGAGGTATGGCGCACCTTGAGACAGGATCATCGCGTGGCGGGCTATGAGGGAAACTATTCACGGGGGGTAAAATGA
- a CDS encoding RNA pseudouridine synthase has translation MKRHQPKGLTILYEDRDIVVVDKVAGLLTIATDDERTRTAYHLMTDYVRKGCGKSRERVFIVHRLDRETSGILVFARTEEAKRTLQANWDKTEKHYLAVVHGILAKKEGTITSYLTENAAFRVYSTQNQAQGLLSHTAYQVLQEARTFSLLDVTLLTGRKNQIRVHFAEQGYPIVGDRKYGNKNDPHRVLALHARSLSIHHPFNGKRMSFEAEVPAHFDRLVPPAVK, from the coding sequence ATGAAACGACACCAGCCTAAGGGACTAACCATTCTTTATGAAGATAGGGACATCGTGGTGGTCGATAAAGTAGCAGGGTTGCTGACGATTGCTACGGATGACGAGCGAACGCGAACAGCGTATCACTTGATGACCGATTATGTTCGCAAGGGATGTGGGAAATCACGGGAACGGGTTTTTATTGTCCATCGACTCGATCGGGAAACCTCCGGGATCCTGGTCTTTGCCAGAACCGAAGAAGCCAAACGGACGCTTCAGGCAAATTGGGACAAGACTGAAAAACACTACCTTGCAGTGGTTCACGGGATTTTGGCCAAAAAAGAGGGGACGATAACATCATATCTTACTGAAAATGCCGCATTCCGGGTCTATTCCACACAAAATCAGGCGCAAGGCTTGTTGTCGCACACCGCCTATCAGGTCCTGCAGGAGGCGCGGACATTCAGTTTGTTGGATGTGACTCTGCTGACAGGACGTAAGAATCAGATCCGGGTGCATTTTGCAGAGCAGGGGTATCCGATCGTGGGGGACAGAAAGTACGGTAATAAAAACGATCCCCATCGGGTGTTGGCGTTGCATGCCCGGTCTCTGTCTATTCACCATCCTTTTAATGGCAAGCGTATGTCGTTTGAAGCCGAGGTGCCGGCCCATTTTGATCGCCTGGTTCCGCCTGCCGTGAAATAA
- a CDS encoding sigma-54 dependent transcriptional regulator yields the protein MIVRRTVLIVDDDKNTREGLKRALLGQYEVIMADSAEKALSILDERTVDIVLSDIRMSGMDGMTLLQRISARSNPPIVIMLTAYGNVETAVEAIKRGAYDFLTKPVNLDHLDLLIKRALHSSEVETENLNLRAQLDSHFGLSNIVGQSAKIQEVFDTIKQAAPSQATILIQGESGTGKELVAHAIHQLSTRSKGPFIPVHCAALNPTLLESELFGHEKGAFTGATDRRSGRFEMADGGTLFLDEISEIDPSIQVKLLRVLEERQFERVGGHQTLDVDIRLIAATNADLGAMVKAKTFRNDLFFRLDVVSIILPPLRDRAEDIPLLFTHFLKEFNTRNNKQIEDITPEAVEMLTAYSWPGNVREFRNVIERMVVLARSNRLSVRDLPLSIKNAVHGETTRLALGTTNDSQRSEPASMAEGERMMIYAALKKNDGNRTLAAEQLGISRRTLQRKLKEYRSSPQDS from the coding sequence ATGATTGTGCGTCGCACCGTATTGATTGTTGATGATGATAAAAACACTCGCGAAGGCCTCAAGCGGGCACTTCTGGGACAATACGAGGTCATCATGGCTGACAGCGCCGAAAAAGCGCTATCCATTCTGGATGAGCGCACCGTTGACATTGTCTTAAGCGACATTCGTATGTCGGGCATGGACGGCATGACACTCCTTCAGCGCATCTCGGCCCGAAGCAATCCGCCCATCGTCATCATGCTCACCGCCTACGGCAACGTGGAGACCGCTGTTGAAGCAATCAAGCGGGGGGCTTACGACTTCCTAACCAAACCAGTCAATCTGGACCATCTTGATCTTCTCATTAAACGTGCCCTCCACTCCAGTGAAGTGGAGACCGAAAACCTGAATCTTAGAGCCCAACTCGATAGCCATTTCGGACTTAGCAACATTGTGGGCCAATCCGCGAAGATTCAGGAGGTCTTTGACACCATCAAACAGGCAGCCCCTTCGCAGGCCACCATCCTCATTCAGGGCGAAAGCGGAACCGGCAAAGAATTGGTGGCGCACGCCATTCATCAACTAAGTACCAGATCCAAAGGCCCCTTCATCCCCGTCCATTGTGCTGCGCTCAACCCCACCCTGTTGGAGAGTGAATTGTTCGGGCATGAAAAGGGGGCGTTCACCGGTGCCACGGACCGACGTAGTGGCCGGTTTGAGATGGCCGATGGGGGTACCTTGTTTCTCGACGAAATTTCTGAAATTGATCCTTCCATCCAGGTCAAATTGCTTCGCGTCCTTGAAGAACGTCAGTTTGAGCGTGTTGGGGGACACCAGACTCTCGATGTCGACATACGCCTGATCGCTGCCACAAACGCAGATCTCGGAGCTATGGTAAAGGCCAAAACATTCAGAAATGATCTATTCTTCCGACTGGATGTCGTCTCCATTATCTTGCCGCCACTCCGTGATCGTGCGGAAGATATTCCCCTGCTCTTTACCCACTTTCTCAAGGAATTTAACACCCGGAATAATAAACAAATTGAGGACATCACTCCGGAGGCGGTGGAAATGCTCACAGCTTATTCCTGGCCAGGAAATGTTCGTGAGTTCCGCAATGTCATTGAGCGCATGGTGGTGCTTGCCCGATCAAACCGGCTGAGCGTACGGGATCTCCCCCTGTCCATCAAAAACGCAGTCCATGGCGAAACCACCCGACTGGCGCTTGGAACCACAAACGATTCACAGCGCTCCGAACCTGCCTCCATGGCTGAAGGAGAGCGCATGATGATCTATGCGGCACTCAAGAAAAACGACGGGAATCGCACCCTCGCGGCTGAACAGCTAGGCATCAGCCGCCGCACCCTTCAGCGCAAACTTAAGGAGTATCGGTCTTCGCCCCAGGATTCCTGA
- a CDS encoding ATP-binding protein has translation MKAGFLEKLISRLDRLDPESVQTHFLRLAKEKGLLETIFQSIQEGVVVLDGKGTITYTNRAAGELIGFNHVTAIGKPMSKFLREIDWNRILNLDTGEWTKLSSHQIEVRYPETRVLNFYVVPLSAVENTEKGAVIILRDVTRDRAQEASLVESERLNAVRLLAAGVAHEIGNPLNALNIHLQLLDRELKKSNHNNRPDLLELVEVARTEVTRLDLIITQFLKAIRPSKPNLVKNQVAIIVKDTLTLLKQEIENRGAHVELEFPSDLPAIRLDKDQIKQAFFNIIKNALQAMPDGGLLRITAAASDRFLAVAFRDNGSGISPEDISHIFEPYYTTKSDGSGIGLMIVQRIIQDHGGRMDVNSEPGVGTTFTMFLPLDERRVHLLKPYNNRSKSPPEESP, from the coding sequence ATGAAAGCTGGATTCTTAGAAAAACTTATTTCACGACTCGATCGCCTCGACCCTGAAAGCGTTCAGACGCATTTCCTGCGTTTAGCCAAGGAAAAAGGGCTATTGGAAACGATTTTTCAGTCCATTCAGGAAGGGGTTGTGGTTCTTGATGGAAAAGGAACCATCACTTACACCAACCGGGCGGCAGGCGAATTAATCGGGTTTAATCATGTGACAGCCATTGGTAAGCCCATGAGCAAGTTCCTCAGAGAAATCGACTGGAATCGGATATTAAATCTGGATACAGGGGAATGGACCAAATTGAGCAGCCACCAAATCGAAGTCCGCTACCCTGAAACTCGCGTTCTCAATTTCTACGTCGTGCCCCTCTCCGCTGTGGAGAATACCGAAAAGGGCGCCGTCATCATCCTACGGGATGTGACACGTGACCGCGCGCAGGAAGCCTCGTTAGTGGAATCAGAACGTCTGAATGCGGTACGCCTGCTCGCCGCCGGGGTCGCCCATGAGATTGGCAATCCCCTGAATGCCCTGAATATCCACCTCCAACTGCTCGACCGTGAACTCAAAAAAAGTAATCATAACAACCGTCCGGATCTCCTTGAATTAGTTGAGGTGGCCCGCACCGAAGTCACCCGTTTAGATCTGATCATCACCCAGTTTCTGAAAGCGATCCGGCCTTCAAAGCCAAACCTTGTGAAAAACCAGGTGGCGATCATCGTTAAAGATACCCTGACCCTTCTGAAGCAGGAAATCGAAAACCGCGGGGCTCATGTCGAACTGGAATTCCCCTCCGATCTGCCAGCCATTCGATTAGACAAGGATCAGATCAAGCAAGCATTCTTCAATATCATTAAAAACGCCCTGCAGGCTATGCCGGATGGCGGACTGCTCCGAATTACAGCCGCGGCTTCCGATCGTTTTCTGGCAGTTGCCTTCCGGGACAATGGTTCGGGAATTTCCCCGGAAGACATCAGCCACATTTTCGAACCCTACTACACCACCAAATCGGATGGATCCGGTATTGGGCTAATGATCGTTCAGCGAATCATTCAAGATCATGGTGGCCGTATGGATGTCAACAGCGAACCAGGGGTCGGAACCACCTTCACCATGTTCCTGCCGCTGGATGAACGTCGCGTCCATCTCCTAAAGCCTTACAATAACCGTTCAAAATCGCCGCCCGAGGAGAGCCCATGA
- a CDS encoding DUF1456 family protein, giving the protein MCQNIHAQQPLCVDLCMRKRLPCQLWNGNTLLSQIKKRRARMPLSNNDTLKRLRYNLNLNDNKLVEIFRLSQFPLERDVIQNMLKKNGEEGFIDCSDAILSAFLDGFIIKRRGRRDHPPTPPPRFDPEFILSNNDILKKLRIALELKEDDVIAIMKKAGADITRSELGALFRQKDSKNFKPCGDQFLRNFITGLKDVYNKQAGAQDTQTDAIIQGICS; this is encoded by the coding sequence ATGTGCCAGAATATCCACGCTCAGCAACCTCTTTGTGTTGATCTCTGCATGCGAAAGAGACTACCTTGCCAGCTATGGAACGGCAATACACTATTGTCTCAAATCAAAAAAAGGAGGGCCAGAATGCCGCTCTCGAACAATGACACTCTTAAACGACTCCGTTACAACCTGAATCTGAACGATAATAAGCTTGTTGAAATCTTCCGGCTCAGCCAATTCCCCCTCGAAAGAGACGTGATTCAAAACATGCTCAAAAAAAATGGAGAGGAAGGGTTTATCGATTGTTCTGACGCGATCCTCTCGGCTTTCCTCGACGGTTTCATTATCAAACGCAGAGGGCGGCGAGATCATCCCCCCACTCCTCCTCCCCGGTTCGATCCGGAATTCATCCTGAGCAACAACGATATCCTAAAAAAACTGCGTATCGCCCTTGAGTTAAAGGAAGACGATGTGATTGCCATTATGAAAAAGGCGGGTGCCGACATCACTCGCTCCGAACTCGGAGCGTTGTTCAGACAGAAAGACAGCAAAAACTTTAAACCATGCGGTGACCAGTTCCTGCGAAACTTCATAACAGGTTTGAAAGACGTCTATAACAAACAGGCTGGTGCTCAAGATACTCAAACCGATGCTATTATTCAGGGAATTTGCTCTTGA
- a CDS encoding GspE/PulE family protein, protein MLTDYPSAPAEKRLFTDHLMLELGQTLVEHGRITREQIDEINVRCALTGDRLDSLLIKDRFVPESVVLDTLSSLTHIPHRPVADFRITHEEVSRLPPKVALNYHVIPLEVKGSVITLGISHVPSLAISDNLRMMLNLAVDWVLCAEMEVSRTLQHFYGLGAETVDSISDTALGTEENVRETNVTKGTDAADAGMIRFVNQIISEAIRRNATDIHLEPFETHLRLRYRIDGILQDIPLPKGIQKFRKAVASCVKIMAELDIAEHRKPHDGRIKVRSGDEEFDLRVSILPTRFGETVNMRILNRKSMFIDLQHLGLGEAQRPAIEALSSLPHGVILITGPTGSGKTTTLYATLSRMNTPAVKIITVEDPIEYQMEGINQIQVHAKIGLTFASILRSILRHDPDIVLIGEIRDAETADIAVRASLTGHLVFSTLHTNDAPSAITRLSDMGVEPYLVSSCLEGVIAQRLVRRICASCKETIIPDESVLEEIRQTMPGALEGAVFCKGRGCPECSFTGYRGRLAIFEVMVLNDALRSMIVKQRPSNEIRHQAEADGFITLRKDAWKCMLRGDTSIEEVMRVTRRAELHRD, encoded by the coding sequence ATGCTGACTGATTACCCGTCCGCCCCTGCCGAAAAGCGTTTATTCACTGACCACTTGATGCTTGAGCTGGGCCAAACCCTGGTTGAACATGGACGGATCACTCGAGAACAGATCGATGAGATAAACGTACGGTGCGCCCTGACTGGTGATCGACTCGATTCCCTTCTCATCAAAGATCGCTTCGTACCGGAGTCGGTAGTCCTGGATACCCTTTCCTCCCTGACCCACATCCCCCACAGGCCCGTCGCAGATTTCCGGATCACCCACGAGGAAGTCAGCCGGCTCCCCCCAAAGGTGGCTCTCAACTACCACGTCATCCCGCTCGAAGTCAAAGGCAGTGTCATCACCCTCGGTATCAGTCATGTTCCATCCCTCGCCATCAGCGACAACCTGCGTATGATGCTCAACCTTGCGGTGGACTGGGTGCTTTGCGCCGAAATGGAGGTGTCCCGCACCCTGCAGCACTTCTATGGACTGGGTGCAGAGACCGTGGACAGCATCTCTGATACCGCTCTAGGGACAGAAGAAAATGTTCGCGAAACAAATGTCACCAAAGGCACGGATGCGGCAGACGCTGGCATGATCCGGTTCGTAAACCAGATCATCTCTGAGGCCATCCGGCGCAATGCCACGGATATTCATCTTGAGCCCTTTGAAACCCATCTCCGCTTGCGTTACCGTATCGACGGGATCCTGCAAGATATTCCCCTCCCGAAAGGAATCCAGAAATTCAGAAAAGCCGTAGCATCCTGTGTCAAGATCATGGCAGAACTCGATATCGCCGAACACCGCAAGCCACATGACGGCCGCATCAAGGTTCGTTCCGGCGACGAGGAATTCGATCTGCGCGTCTCCATCCTCCCTACCCGTTTCGGGGAGACCGTCAACATGCGAATTCTGAATCGCAAATCGATGTTCATTGACCTCCAGCACCTCGGCCTCGGCGAAGCTCAACGTCCGGCGATTGAAGCCCTTTCGTCCTTGCCTCACGGGGTCATTCTGATTACCGGACCGACCGGTAGTGGTAAAACCACCACGCTCTACGCCACCCTTTCACGGATGAACACCCCGGCAGTAAAAATCATCACCGTTGAAGATCCGATTGAATATCAGATGGAAGGGATCAACCAGATTCAGGTCCACGCTAAAATCGGCCTCACCTTCGCCAGCATTCTGCGATCCATCCTGAGGCATGACCCGGATATAGTTCTGATCGGCGAAATCCGTGACGCGGAAACAGCTGATATTGCGGTGAGGGCCTCCCTCACCGGCCACTTGGTCTTCAGTACCCTTCACACAAACGATGCCCCCAGCGCGATTACACGTCTGTCAGATATGGGCGTAGAACCTTACCTGGTGTCATCCTGCCTGGAGGGGGTCATTGCCCAACGCCTTGTGCGCCGTATCTGTGCTTCCTGCAAGGAAACGATCATACCGGACGAAAGCGTGCTTGAGGAAATCCGCCAGACCATGCCCGGTGCCCTGGAAGGCGCCGTGTTCTGTAAAGGGCGAGGTTGCCCAGAGTGCAGTTTTACTGGCTATCGCGGACGATTGGCCATTTTTGAGGTCATGGTGCTTAATGATGCCTTACGGTCCATGATCGTCAAACAACGGCCTTCTAATGAAATCCGGCACCAGGCCGAGGCCGACGGATTTATCACGCTGCGCAAGGATGCTTGGAAATGCATGCTCCGGGGCGACACCAGCATCGAGGAAGTCATGCGCGTAACACGCCGAGCCGAGTTGCACCGGGACTGA